GCATCATCGTGTCGGCATCCCAAGGACGAGGCGGCAACAGGCGATCCGACAGATCGCTCCAAATCTTTTTCAGAACACCGATGCCGCCAGCGCGGTGTCGTAATACTCCACCATCTCGATGATCTCGCCGTCGCGGACCGTCCAGAAATTGGCGGTGCGCATGATGAGCTCCTCGCCGGTGGTACGGCGCGTCATATGGATCTCGACCTGCGCGGCAACCTTGTCGCCGCCGTCGATAATCTCGACCGGGACGAAGTGGCGGTATTCGAAGTCATCGTCGAGCGCCAGGAGCCTGGAGAGGAATTCCTGTTTGCCGTGCGCGGTGCCGGCATGACGCGATTGCCGGGGATCGGCAATCCAGCGGAACACGACATCCTCCGCGCACCGCGCCAGGGCACCCTCGATGTCGCGGTCCGCATAGGCTTTGTAGAGATTGCTGACGATTTCCACTGCACGCATGGCCCGTCCCCTCCATGGTTGAGCAATTCAGCATGCGCTTTTTTTAGCAGATGGAAAAGTATTGCCGGGCCGGCGGCGACGGCCCGGCGGGTGTATCGTCTCTCAGTTCGGCGTTTCGGCGACGGAGCGGAAGAACGCTTCCGGGTCGTCGACCTCGGTCAGCCGCCGCTTCTCGATCAGCCAGAAGCGGTTGCCGACGGCGCGGATGAAGGAGCGGTCGTGCGAGGCAAGCAGACAGCTTGCCTGATGCTTCAGCAACTCGTCCTCCAATGCTTCCTGGCCATCGATGTCGAGATGGTTGGTCGGCTCGTCGAGCAGATAGAAATTGGGGTTGGTCAGCCGCAATACCAGCATCATCAGTCTCGACCGCTGCCCGCCCGACAAGGCGCCGATCTTTTTGTCCTGCATCTCGATGACGACGCCGGCGCCGGCAAGGAGCGAACGCGCCCGCTGCTCGCCGATCTCGAACCGGCGCGAGACCATTGCCAGCGGCGTGTCTTCGCCATTGATGCCCGACAGCGCCTGGTCGCTGTAGCCGAGCACGGTCGACGGCGTCACCTTGATGTTCGCAATCGAGCCGGGTTCGGCAATGGCGTTGCGGATCATGGCGATGAAGCGCGTCTTGCCGACGCCGTTGCGGCCGAGCAGCACGATGCGATCGTCCTGGCAGATATGGCGCTTCCCGGTCCTGAATAGCAGTGTGCCATCAGGCGTTTCGACCGCCGCGTCCTCCAGCGTGATCAGCACCTTGGCGTGGGTGCCGCGGTTCGCCAGCCTGATCGCGCCGGCCGAGCGCTCGCGATGCGCTTGTACGGCGGCATCCTCCAGCTTCTCTGCCCGCTCCTTCAACTGCTTGGTCTTCACCGTCAAAAGGTCGCTGCCTGAATTGATGCCGATGTTGTTCAGCTTGGCGGCTTGGCTTGCGCAGCTGCTGGGCGATCTTCATGTCGCGCTCGAACTTGCGCGCCATCGAGGCGTCGAGCTCGTCGAGCGCATGCCTGGCGCGTGAATAGGGCAGAGCGAACACCGGCGACTCTTCGGGACGCAGGAACAGCGTGCGGTTGGTGACAGCGTCGAGGAAAGCGCGGTCATGGCTGGCGACGATCACAGGCACGTCGGGCGGCAGCGCATTCAGCCAGTCCTCCAGCTGGCCGATCCTGGCGAGGTCGAGATGATTGGTCGGCTCGTCGAGCAGAAGCACGTCGGGATCGGTGACCCAGACACGCGCGATCAGCGCCAGCCGCTGCCAGCCGCCGCTCAGCGCGCGCATCGGCCGGCCGCGCATGTCTTCCGGCACGTCGAGCGAGTCGAGAACCACGTCGACGCGCCACAACTCGCTGTCGCGCTGCTCGACCGGCAAGGCGTCGGCGACGACGTCATGGAAGCTGCGGTTGAGCAATGCGCCGGGAACGGATTGCTCGACATGGCCGACGCGCAGGCCGCGTGACCGGGTGATGTCGCCGGAGGTGGGTTCGAATTCACCGGCCAGGCATTTGAGCAAGGTGGACTTCCCACGGCCATTGGCTGCGACGATGCCCAGCCGGTCGCCGGCGCCGATGGTGAGGTCGAGGTTGGAGAAGAGCGGCGCACTCATGGTGACGCCGACAGATTTGAGGCTGATCAGGGCCATTCGATTTCTCTGGTCTTGCCGGAAAGTCCGGCTGATGCACTTTGACGGTGCGCCGGCTGATCAACGGATCAGCTTAGCGGCACCACGAAGGGCAGACCAAAAATCGAAACGGGAAAAACCCGGACCGTCCGGTCAGCCCTGCAAGCAAGCTCGCAGGGCGCAAATCGGGCCACGCTGACGATGGTGATCGATAGACACGCAGCCCTCCTTTCCAGAGTTCGAGTTGGGGTTGGGTACACCGGGGAGGGGGCGAATGGCAAGGGGCGGCGAAGTTCACAGCTGCAACGGAGTCGCCGCGTTCCTTCGCGCCCCCCTCTGGCCTGCCGGCCATCTCCCCCACAAGGGGGGAGATTAGCTGTCATAGGCGCCTCGCCAATCGCCAGCGTTGCAAGATGGAAGCCGGCGCTTCAGCCGCCAATCTCCCCCCTCGTGGGGGAGATGTCCGGCAGGACAGAGAGGGGCGCTGTCCCGCCAGCATCTCAACGTGTCTTGAACCGACCTTCGGAAATCAATGCCCTGGCCGTCCCGTCTTGCCCGGGCGACGCTTCTGGCGGCGCTCGTCGGCCGGGTCCTCGTAGGAGCCGATGCCCGAACGCTGGCGGACGATGGGTTTGCTGGGATCGTCGCGTTCCTTCGCGCCCCCTTCTGTCCTGCCGGACATCTCCCCCACAAGGGGGGAGATCGGCTTTGGCTTCGCCGGCACTTTTCCCTCGACGGGCTTTTCCGTCCGCCGCACCGTCATCTCGTCGAGTGAGTTCTTGCGGAACAACGGCTTGGTGCGGTCGCCGGGAATGCCGAAGTCGGAGCCGTGCGCTTCCTGCGCCGTCTGCTTCTTGAACAGCGAGCGCGATACGGCACCGGCCGGCGTCGTCATATCCGTGCCGGGGCCCATGTCGTCGAGCCAGGGCTTGGCGAAGAGCGGCTTCTTCAACGGCACGGCGCCGTCGGCGCCCATCTCGTCGAGATGCGGCTTGCGGAACATATTGGGTCGGGCAGCCTTTGCCGCCTCTTCGGCGGCGCGGGCTTCGTCGAGCCTGCGGAAACGCTCCTGCTCCTCGGCCGTGCGATGCCTGGCGACGCCCTTGTTGTGCTTGCCCTTCTCGCGGCCCGAGGCAGGACTTTGGCTTTCCACCTCGCGCGCCAGCGGATCGTCGGAGATGGCGAGCTCCATCTCGCGCAGTCGCTTGATCTCGTCGCGGACGCGCGCCGCCTTCTCGAAATCGAGATTGGCGGCGGCATCGCGCATCTGCTTGTCCAGCGCCTCGAGATGGGTCTTCAAATTGTTGCCGATCATCGCGCCGGCGTCGTCGGTGAACTGCGAGATGTCTGCGCGGACGTGGTCCTTCTCGTAGACCGAGTCGAGGATGTCGGCGATGCGCGACTTGACGGATTCCGGCGTGATGCCGTTGGCGGCGTTCCACTCCATCTGCTTCTCGCGGCGGCGGTTGGTCTCCGCCATCGCCCGCTCCATCGAGCCGGTGATCTGGTCGGCATAGAGGATGACTTTGCCGTCGACGTTACGGGCAGCGCGGCCGATGGTCTGGATCAGCGAGGTTTCCGAACGCAGGAAACCTTCCTTGTCGGCATCGAGGATGGCGACGAAGCCGCACTCCGGAATGTCGAGGCCTTCGCGCAGGAGGTTGATGCCGACCAGCACGTCAAAGGCGCCGAGGCGGAGATCGCGCAGGATCTCGATGCGTTCCAGCGTGTCGATGTCGGAATGCATGTAGCGGACGCGAATGCCGTTCTCATGCAGATATTCGGTGAGGTCCTCGGCCATGCGCTTGGTCAGCACGGTCACCAGCGTGCGGTAGCCGAGCCTTGTCGTCTCGCGGATCTCGCCGACGACATCGTCGACCTGGCTCTTGGCCGGGCGCACCTCGACCGGCGGATCGATCAGCCCGGTCGGGCGGATGACCTGCTCGGCGAAGACGCCGCCGGACTGCTCGAGCTCCCAACCGCCGGGCGTCGCCGAAACCGCCACCGACAGCGGACGCATGGCGTCCCATTCCTCGAAACGCAGCGGCCGGTTGTCCATGCAGGAGGGCAGGCGGAAGCCGTACTCCGCCAGCGTCGCCTTGCGGCGGAAGTCGCCGCGATACATGCCGCCGATCTGCGGCACGGTGACATGGCTCTCATCGATGAAGATCAACGCATTGTCGGGCACATATTCGAACAAAGTCGGCGGCGGCTCGCCCGGGGCGCGGCCGGTGAGGTAGCGCGAATAGTTCTCGATACCAGCGCAGGAGCCGGTCGCCTCCAGCATCTCCAGGTCGAAGCGCGTGCGCTGTTCCAGCCGCTGCGCCTCCAAGAGACGCCCAGCCTTTTCAAGCTCTTGCAGGCGGTACTTGAGCTCTTCCTTGATCGACTTGATGGCTTGATTCAAGGTCGGGCGCGGCGTCACATAGTGCGAGTTGGCGTAGATCTTGACGCTCTTCAGCTCGCCGGTCTTCTGCCCGGTCAGCGGATCGAATTCCGTGATGGACTCGATCTCATCGCCGAACATCGAGATGCGCCAGGCGCGGTCTTCCAGGTGGGCGGGAAAGATCTCGATCGTGTCGCCGCGCACGCGGAACGAGCCGCGCACGAAGTTGATGTCTTGGCGCTTGTATTGCTGGGCGACGAGGTCGGCGAGAAGCGAGCGCTGGTCGAGCCGGTTGCCGACCTGCATCTGGAAGGTCATCGCCGTGTAGGTCTCGACCGAGCCGATACCGTAGATGCAGGACACCGAAGCGACGATGATGACGTCGTCGCGCTCCAGCAGCGAGCGCGTCGCCGAGTGGCGCATTCGGTCGATCTGCTCGTTGATCGAAGATTCCTTCTCGATATAGGTGTCGGTCCGGGGCACATACGCTTCCGGCTGGTAATAGTCGTAGTAGGAGACGAAATACTCGACCGCGTTCTCGGGGAAGAACTTCTTGAACTCGGCATAGAGCTGCGCGGCCAGTGTCTTGTTGGGCGCCAGGATCAGGGCAGGACGCTGCGTCTCCTCGATCACCTTGGCCATGGTGAAGGTCTTGCCCGAGCCGGTGACGCCGAGCAGCACCTGGGTGCGGTCGTTCCGGTCGACGCCTTCGACGAGATCCTTGATCGCGGTCGGCTGGTCGCCGGCGGGCTCGAAATCCGACACCATCTTGATGGCGATGCCGCCTTCCGACTTTTCCGGCCGGGCGGGACGGTGCGGCGTCCAGAGCTGGCCGTCCTTGTGCAGCGGATTGCCGGATTCGATCAGCGCCGACAGCGCGGCTACGGTCGCGGTAACCCCGCTGGACGAAACCTGCTCTGCATCCTCCAGGCTGATGTCGAGTCCGGCCACCGGGTTGAGGCCGGCGGCGGCGCGCTCCTTGGCCGAGGCCGCTCCGCCCATCGAGGTGCCGCGCGCCGTCCGCCCGGGCGCCGAGGAGCGTTCGGGGATCTTCTTCGGGGCTTTCGCCTTCGGCTGCTTTTCCGCCTCGCGCTCGATCTGCCCGGCCCAATCGGAGATCGAGCCGGTCAGCGGCGCGCCGGTGAAGTCGGCCTGCGGCGCCTCGGCGAAGCCGCCGGGTTTCAGCGGCTCGGCGGCGTCGAGGAAGTCGGTCAGCGGGCTGCGCCGCTTCGGCGCGCCGTCTTGCGAAGGCGTCTTCTTGTCAGGATGTCTGGCCATGGGCCGAATATGGGTGGACTCGGCCGAAATGGAAAGAGGCGAGTGAAACGGCGCCGGTCAGGCGCGGACGCTGCTGACAGAAGGCTGTCAGGAGAGGCGTCATGATCCGATGGGGCAGGCTAACGCCGACTCAGGGTGCTCGCCTCCGCCAGAGGCGGGGAGAGGTGTCCGCGAAACGGACGGAGAGGGGGCTTCGTAAGGCGGAAGCCCTTCTCTTCGAGGCGCTTTCGCCACCCGAACCGGCGCTGCCCTCTCCGTCCCGGCTTCGCCGAGCCACCTCTCCCCCACGTCCGGCTACGCCATGCACACATCTTTCGTGGCTGGCGTGACTGATAAGGCCGAGGCTTGATTGCCACGTGGTTCCCCCAATCCGTCGCTGCTTCGCAGCGCCACCTTTCCCCCTCCGGAGGGAAAGGAAGGGAGCGCTGCTGGACAAGCGTTGACGGCAAAAAGCTTGGCGCCTTCCTCTACCCCGTCGATCGGGGGAGAGGTGGCTCGGCGAAGCCGAGACGGAGTGGGGGTCGACCGGCGCACCATAAGACAATGCATCCGCCAGCTGCCATGTACGCTATCGCCAAAGGCCAGCCGCTTGGAAATGTGTGCATCCCCTAGCCACGCGAGGAACCCAAGACTTAATTGAACCACAGCGCAAACGTTAAAAAGCCGGCGCCGGCGAACTCGCGCTGGATCTGGTCGAAATCGTCGCTGGTGAGGATCTTGCCGCTTTCGAGATAGGGCGCGATGCCGGGGCCGGTGATCGACAGAACGAGGTCGAAGGGTTTCGGCTCGTCGAAGAAGCGCTTCATGTTGATGCCCTTGCCGGCGATGCGGAAATGCGGCAGCAGCACGCGGCCTTCGAGAAGATCCTCGGCCATCGTGAGCGTGGCGAGCCAAGCGGTTACCTGCTCCTGGCCGACGTCGAGGCCGGTGAGGGGATTGGCGCCTTTCTGCTGCGGCCCGGGCAGCCATTCGCGGTCATTGTCGGTCTCGGCCAGGATCGATTTCCAGTCCTCGCGCGACAGCCGGATCATCTCCAGCAGATGGCGCCGCGAGGCCTGCCGGCGTTCCGGCTCGATCACCGGCCAGTTGACGAGATGCACCAGCGAGATGAAGTCGGCGAAGCGCCATTCCGAGGCGAACATGTTGCCGCTCATGCCGCCGTCCAGCGGCACCAGCGCGTCCTGCAGCGGCAGTTTGGCCCGCGGGAACAGCATGTGGAATGAGCCGTCGAACATGGCTCTGAAATCATGGGCCAGCCAGAAATCGGCCTGCGCCATCAGGAATTCGGCATAGCCCTGCAGCCAGAAACCGTCGGCGCGATCAAAGCGGAAGGTGAGCGAAGGCGCGGCAGCGCTCGTGTCGATGCTGCCATGCGCGAGCGAAGCCATGATCGCGGCGAAGCTTTCGTCGGGCGCGATGGCGCCGTCTTCGTTGAGATCGATACCAGCGCGGGTGAGGTCGACGACCATGCCGACGTCGGCGTTGGCCGGGACGGAACCCAGCGTTGCGGCGGATTTTTCCAGCCGGTCGCGGAAGGAGACCAGGATGGCGCGGAATTCTTCGTAGGTCAGCGGCTGCGGGTTGGGATTGTCGGGCACGGGCAGCTGCATCAGCGGCAGCATGAAGGATTTCGGGCTATCGAAGCCGTGGCGATGCAGGCCGCCGGCGAGGAGCTCGAGCGCGGTGAAGAACTCGCTGGCGCCGGCCGCATAGGCCGCTGCCGGGTCCTTCGCCGCTGACGCCTCCAGCGTCGACAGCGCCGTGTTCCGCTCTGCCACGCTCTTCGCCTCGAACAGGGACTTGGCTGCGTCCGGCATCTCCGCCCAGGCGAAGGACGCCGGCAGGAATGCTAACAAGGCTGCTGCAAGGACCATTATACGCATCGTCATCGCCCTCCATATGCGTCACGTCGCAAGCATACACGCATTTGGCTCGTGGCGTCGCCTAGCCCACGCCGATTGGCGGCCGGCTTCAATCGGCCGGGCAGACAGTCTAGAGAAAGCAAAACTGGACCTGCCCGTGTCGAATTATCCGCTTTCCTACAAGCTGTCCTGGCTGCCACGCCTGCTGAGACCGTCTCTCGGTGGCGACCGAAGCGGTTTTGTGGCGCCGGCGGCGAGGTTGATCGATCCGCCGCCCATGCGGACGGTGCGGCTGGCGTTTGTCGGCGACATCTCGGCGGTCGCCAACCGTAATGCGCCGGAATGCGATCCGACGATTGCTGGGCTGCTTTCATCCGCCGACCTCGTGGTCGGCAATTGCGAAAGCCCGATCGTCGAACGGTCACGCGCGGCGATGGGCACATGGCTCGGCACGCATCACGCGATGAGCGAGCGCTTTCTCGCGGACGCGCTCGCAGCTGCCGGCATCGCGCGCGACAGGCTCGTTCTGTCCCTGGCCAACAACCACGTGCTCGATCAGGGCATAGCCGGTTTCGTGGAAACGCTTGCGGCGCTCGACCGGCTCGGGATCCGGACGATCGGCACGGTTGCCGGCGGACCTGTCCAGAGTCATGCCGCCGGATCGCTGACCATCGGCTTCGCGGCCTTTACGCTCTGGCGCAACACCGACACCGCGCCGTTTGAGGAACGGATTTCGATGCAGACCGCCGAATGGCCCCGCGACGCCATGTCCGGCGTCGACCTTACCTGCGCGGTGCCGCACTGGGACTGGGAGTTCCGGCATTTTCCGCGCAAGGCGACGCGGGCGCTGGCGAGGCTGCTGGCGGATAAGGGCGCCGGGCTGATCGTCGGCCATCATGCCCATGTCGTGCAGCCAATCGAGCGCATCGGTCGCGGGGTCACCGCTTATGGGCTCGGCGATTTCCTCGGCACTGCCTTGGCCAGCACGCCATGGCCCGCACGCATCGGCTCGATATTCGTGGTCGACGTCAGCGCCGATCCGGCCACGCACGGTAGGATCGCCGCCTACCGGCAGCATTTCTTCATGCGACTGCGAGCAGGCAACCACGAGCGGCTGGTGCCGGTGGAGGCTCTGGGCGGCGCGCTCAAGCGGCGGGTTGCGGCCCGGCTGCAGGCGATTTTTCCTGCTCC
This region of Mesorhizobium sp. M2A.F.Ca.ET.046.03.2.1 genomic DNA includes:
- a CDS encoding nuclear transport factor 2 family protein; protein product: MRAVEIVSNLYKAYADRDIEGALARCAEDVVFRWIADPRQSRHAGTAHGKQEFLSRLLALDDDFEYRHFVPVEIIDGGDKVAAQVEIHMTRRTTGEELIMRTANFWTVRDGEIIEMVEYYDTALAASVF
- a CDS encoding CapA family protein encodes the protein MSNYPLSYKLSWLPRLLRPSLGGDRSGFVAPAARLIDPPPMRTVRLAFVGDISAVANRNAPECDPTIAGLLSSADLVVGNCESPIVERSRAAMGTWLGTHHAMSERFLADALAAAGIARDRLVLSLANNHVLDQGIAGFVETLAALDRLGIRTIGTVAGGPVQSHAAGSLTIGFAAFTLWRNTDTAPFEERISMQTAEWPRDAMSGVDLTCAVPHWDWEFRHFPRKATRALARLLADKGAGLIVGHHAHVVQPIERIGRGVTAYGLGDFLGTALASTPWPARIGSIFVVDVSADPATHGRIAAYRQHFFMRLRAGNHERLVPVEALGGALKRRVAARLQAIFPAPGD
- the uvrB gene encoding excinuclease ABC subunit UvrB, producing the protein MARHPDKKTPSQDGAPKRRSPLTDFLDAAEPLKPGGFAEAPQADFTGAPLTGSISDWAGQIEREAEKQPKAKAPKKIPERSSAPGRTARGTSMGGAASAKERAAAGLNPVAGLDISLEDAEQVSSSGVTATVAALSALIESGNPLHKDGQLWTPHRPARPEKSEGGIAIKMVSDFEPAGDQPTAIKDLVEGVDRNDRTQVLLGVTGSGKTFTMAKVIEETQRPALILAPNKTLAAQLYAEFKKFFPENAVEYFVSYYDYYQPEAYVPRTDTYIEKESSINEQIDRMRHSATRSLLERDDVIIVASVSCIYGIGSVETYTAMTFQMQVGNRLDQRSLLADLVAQQYKRQDINFVRGSFRVRGDTIEIFPAHLEDRAWRISMFGDEIESITEFDPLTGQKTGELKSVKIYANSHYVTPRPTLNQAIKSIKEELKYRLQELEKAGRLLEAQRLEQRTRFDLEMLEATGSCAGIENYSRYLTGRAPGEPPPTLFEYVPDNALIFIDESHVTVPQIGGMYRGDFRRKATLAEYGFRLPSCMDNRPLRFEEWDAMRPLSVAVSATPGGWELEQSGGVFAEQVIRPTGLIDPPVEVRPAKSQVDDVVGEIRETTRLGYRTLVTVLTKRMAEDLTEYLHENGIRVRYMHSDIDTLERIEILRDLRLGAFDVLVGINLLREGLDIPECGFVAILDADKEGFLRSETSLIQTIGRAARNVDGKVILYADQITGSMERAMAETNRRREKQMEWNAANGITPESVKSRIADILDSVYEKDHVRADISQFTDDAGAMIGNNLKTHLEALDKQMRDAAANLDFEKAARVRDEIKRLREMELAISDDPLAREVESQSPASGREKGKHNKGVARHRTAEEQERFRRLDEARAAEEAAKAARPNMFRKPHLDEMGADGAVPLKKPLFAKPWLDDMGPGTDMTTPAGAVSRSLFKKQTAQEAHGSDFGIPGDRTKPLFRKNSLDEMTVRRTEKPVEGKVPAKPKPISPLVGEMSGRTEGGAKERDDPSKPIVRQRSGIGSYEDPADERRQKRRPGKTGRPGH